The genomic window ATCACGAAGAGTATGTTGGGAGAAACGGCTGTAGTCAGAAAAGGAGGCACGTTACAGGTAGCCGCACCGTAAACCAGACCAAAACTCATAAGAGTAAGTAAGGCTCCAAACAGACTTCTCATGGCTGCTCCCTCTCTTCCTTGTCTAACAGCTCTTCAATACCCAAGAGATGTACATCCCCGGGGTACTTACATGGGTTTGCTGTTGCCTTGAAGGCTATCTTCTTTCCAACATACAGGTCCAGCTGTTCAGGATTATTTGCAAGCAACTCCTGGACTCCATAACAATCGTCAGCTTTCACGTATACAAGTACCTTATTTCCCTCTATACCCTTTACTATACCTGTCGCTCTGTATTCTCCAGGGTAAGCCTGCCCCACCATAAAGAGCAACACCAATACAGACAGAATAGCCAGCACCTTCATACCTGAACCTCCACGCTTCTAAGGAAAGGATACAGAGGTTCTATGAAAGAATCGTGAACTTAAAAACAGACAACAACTGTGAATCTTCCCTTAGTTCTTATCCGCATACCAAACCCTAATTTTTCACATATATACCTCGCTATCTTTAAACCCAAGCCACTACCTTCTTCTCCTCCTTTTGGTTTCACATCATTACGAACGACCAGAATATTTCTCCTCTTATATCTGAGTAGGCGAACGTAAACCCTATTGTCAGAGTGCTTTATGGCGTTATCTACGAGGGTATCTATCAACATATACATGTAAGTCGGGTTTCCTTTCACTCTTATGCTTGAGTTTACCTGTAATCTTATATCTTTTTTACTGGTATCACCGTAAAGAACTGTTATTTCAAGCAACATCTGGGGTAAGTTTATACTTTTTACAGCTTCCTCTTGACCAGACTGGAGAGTCTCTATAGCATCAATGGTACTGTTGTAAGTGTTTTCAAGAACCTCTATACTTCGCCTTAGCCTCTGCTGGAGCGTTGGCTCTTTCATCAGTTCTACGTTCAGCTTGTGGGTCGCCAAGAAATTACCGAGCCTATGGGTCAAAGCAAGGAGCATAACATTTAAAAGCTCTTTGTTGTCTCTCTCTCTTCTTATGTATCTGTAAAGAGTATAGTAGAAAAGCAGCAGTAAGATTATCAGGGAACTTGCCTCCCAAAGAACAACAAAAGTTGTATAGGATATCAGCTTATCTTTGATATATTCATCCTTTACGAGTACATAATGTCTACCTGTATAGGCAAGAATTGAATAATCTTTTTTTAAAATCGGCTTTTCTGATAGAAGAAGGTACTCTGGATACGGTTCACTTCTGTTATAAAGAATTAATTTTGAATATATATACGCTTCTCTTATCAGATTGTCTTCAATTATAGCCTTTATATACAGGACAGTTGTTAAATTTATTATAGAAAAACTGGCAATTATAACTGTAATAAGTGTGATAATGATCTTATTTTCAAACTTCATCCTGAACCAGCTTGTATCCTACACCTTTATAGGTTTTTATATACTCAGGAGGAATCACTTTACGAAGCTCTTTTATGTATGCTCTGACTACATCCGTCCCCACGGGTTTGTCTTCCCATATGCAGTTCAGTATAGTTTGAGTGCTTACAACTCTTCCCCTATTCCTTATGAGTAGAGTTAGAAGTTCCCATGCTGTCTTGGAGATGTGGACTTCTTCACCTGACTTGCGAATTACCTTACCTCCCAAATCTATTTCAACATCTCCTATTGAAACCAAGTTATCCGTACCCCTTCTCCTGAGCAAAGCCCTGAGTCTGAGAATCAATTCCCTAGGTTCAAAGGGTTTGGTTATGTAATCATCGGCTCCAAGGTTAAAGCAAACCTCTTTATCCTGTAAGGTCCTCTTGGCAGTGAGGACAAGCACAGGAATATCTATACCTCTTTCTCTTAAATTCTTTAGTATCTCCTCTCCGCTTCCGTATTTCAGTATCAGGTCCAAGACCAAAACGTCATAAGCTTCCGCAACGGTTGGGTCGTAAAATTCCCTGTCATCCTGTATCCACCTTACCTCGCACCCTTCTCCCTCCAGGTACTCCTTCAAACTCTCCCCAAGTATAGGGTCATCTTCTATCAACAGAACCCTCATCTCCCAAAATTCTAATATATTTGAGATACTTAAAATATAAACCCGTGACACTTGACATCTATCATAACTGGGTTGTGGCACAAACAGATATTTATACTTGTAGAATTTAAAAATTAGGAGGTGCTGAAATGAGCTTTGAATACAATGAGAAGGTGCTTGACCACTTTTTAAACCCCAGGAACGTGGGTGTTCTTGAGGATGCAAATGGTGTGGGACAGTGCGGTAACCCTGCCTGTGGAGACGCCATGCTCTTTACGATAAAGGTAAATCCCGAGAATGACATAATAGAGGATGTCAGATTTAAGACCTTCGGATGCGGTTCCGCTATAGCGGTGAGTTCCCAGCTTACGGAGATGATAAAGGGCAAAGACATAAACTACGCCCTGAACCTGACTTACAAAGACATATTTGATGAGCTTGGAGGTCTGCCTCCCCAGAAGATACACTGCACAAACCTGGGTCTTGAAACCCTTCATGTGGCTATAAAAGACTATCTCCTCAAGCAGGGCAGAGAAGAAGAAGCCGCTAAGATACCTGACTGCTATGAAGAGGAGGAAGAAGAAGAACAGGGCGAGTTTGAGTTTCTAAGCACGTAATATGGAAAAGATAAGGGCTGTCGCTCTTCTTAGTGGAGGTTTGGATAGCAGCTTGGCTGTTCGTGTGATTCAGGAACAGGGTATTGACGTAAAGGCGCTACACTTTTACACAGGCTTCTGTATAACGGAGCACAAGAGGCGCCTTGGTATAACTAAAGAGAACGGTCAGCACTATATGAACCCAGCACTGAAGGCGGCAGCCCAGCTTGGAGTTCCCATTGAGATAATTGATATATCCCAAGAATACTACAACATAGTCTTAAACCCAAAATTTGGTTATGGAAGGAACGTAAATCCCTGTATAGACTGCAGGATATTTATGCTCAAAAAGGCAAAGGAGATAATGCAGAAAGAAGGTTATCACTTTGTAATTACGGGTGAAGTTCTATATCAGAGACCTATGAGCCAGACCCCAGACAGATTGAGGTTGATTGAGAAAGAGTCAGGGCTTGAGGGTTACATACTGAGACCGCTCTCAGCAAAGAGGCTATCCCCAACGATTCCAGAGATCAAAGGGTGGGTTGACAGGAGTAAACTATACGGGATAATGGGCAGAGGAAGAAAGAAACAAATGGAACTTGCCCAAAAGCTCGGTATAAAGGAGTATGAACAGCCCGCAGGTGGATGCTGTTATCTAACTGATGAAAACTACGCCTTCAGGTTCAAGGAGGCTTTCGCAAAGGAAAAGCAGATAACCAAAGATGACCTTGTTCTCTTCTCCGTGGGTCGCCACCTGAGACTCCCCTCTGGAGTGAAGCTGATAGTGGCAAGGAACGAAGGAGAGGTTAACTTCCTAAAGGGATTCAGAGGCAGATACAACTACGCTTACAGGAAGGACGGCAAGGGAACATTCGCCCTAATAAAGGGGGAACCCGAAGAAGGAGAGTTCCAAACTATAGCAAACATCATAGCAAGATACTCAAAAAGAGAAGAAAGTGATATAGAGATGAGGGTCGGAGATAAAACCCTTGTGCTTAGGGGCAAACCCGTTGAAGACAGATTTATTGAGCAGTTTAAGATATATAACAGAGAAGGAGCGCTAAAATGAAGTTGGACGATATAAAACCAGATATAGTTCATGATGTTACCGGCACCTACTGTCCAGTTCCAATAGCTGAGACGGCAAAGCAAATTAAAGAGATGGAAATCGGGCAAATACTTGAGCTTATAGCAGATGACCCTGGGGTAGTTGAAGACATTCCCGCCTGGTGTTCTTCTACGGGGCAAGAGTTCCTCGGAATGTATGAGGAAGACGGTGAGTATCACCTCTTTGTAAAGAAGGTAAAGGAGCTAACATGACGACGGTAAAGATTACGGAGGATATACTCCTTAAGGAGCTCTTTGAACTATTCCCAGAGGCTAAGGAGCTTCTTAAGCCATACGGCTACAGTAAGGTCGTTGACCTTGGGATTGAAGAGGTTGTGGTTGATAAGCTCTCACTTAAAGGACTTCTAAGGCTTGGAGAGGTAGAAGAGGAGAGGTTCGGTGAGGTTATAAGGGAAATCCAGTCCCTTTATAATAAAAAGCTGGAGGAGAAATGATGGTAGAGAAAGAGTTTGACGAGGTTGAGAAAATCCTTGAAAGGATAAGGCCAGCTCTCAAGGATCACCAAGGGAGCTTAAAGATAGTCAATATTAAGGATGGCGTTGTGTACCTCCAGTTCGTGGGAGGTTGCTCGGACTGCCCAGTGGTTGATGTCTCTCTCAAGAACGTGGTTGACATAGCCCTTAAGGGAAACCTTAACTGGGTAAAGAAGGTTGAGATACTTCCGGCAAAGATAGAGCTTTCATGAACCTTAAGGGTTCATCTCAGATATACGGGGTCATAGGGTACCCTGTACACCACTCTCTATCCCCTGTGTTTCAGAATGCCGCCTTTGAATATCTGGGTCTTGATGCCGTTTACATACCTCTGGAGGTGCACCCCGATAACCTTGAAAGTTTCTTGAAGGGCTTAAAAGGTTTGGAAAATTTTGTAGGCTTGAATGTTACAGTTCCTCACAAGGAGAAGGTTCTTAAGCTTGCAGATAGTCTCAGTGAAGAAGTTGAGAAGATAGGAGCTGCAAACACTTTGAAATTCAATAAGGGTAGGATAGAAGCCTACAACACAGACTGGCTCGGGTTCCTAAGAGCCGCTGAGCTTTTAAGTTCGTTAGAAGACAAGAGAGTCCTTGTCTTGGGGGCAGGGGGTGCTTCAAGGGCTATACTGTACGCCCTGAACAGGGTAGGCGCTCAGGTGTTCCTGTGGAACAGAAGTAAAGATAAAGCCGTCAAGCTATCTCGGGAGTTTGATGTCTCTGTAGTTGAAGACCTTGAAGAAACCCTTAGAGACAGCGACATCGTTGTAAACACAACCAGCGTGGGACTCAAGGAAGAGGATCCCCCCATCTTTGATTACTCACTACTAAAGCCTGAACATATCGTAATAGACATAATCTACAGAGAAACACCCCTTATAAAGGCTGCCAAAGAGATAGGATGCCTATATCAGACAGGATTTCCAATGTTGTTATACCAAGGGGCAGAGAGCTTCAAGATATGGACGGGATGCGAACCCCCACTGAAGGTTATGGAGCTTTCCTTAAAGGAGTATGGGTATCCTACAGAGAACTCCAGAACTCACCAGCAAACTTGATTCCAGCTCGCTTTATAGCTTTGAGAATGAGAGCGTCCTGAGAGGGAAGTTCATCGGTTCTCCTTATGCCTTTGGAACATTGACGGGCTGTTGTCTCCCCATCGTAGACCCCGCCAAATATCTGACTTCCAGTCTTAGTTTCAAATACCTTTGCAGCTATGAGTACCTCAGCTCTCCGAGTTACACAGAACTCCTCACCTCTTTTAGAAGACCCTTCTGAAAAATCAACCTTCAAGGGTTCAAGAATTATAAGCGTGTTTATATCAGACTCCTCTGCGAGTTTTACCACTTCTTCAGGTGTGGAAGCGGGTATTTTCTGGACTTCTTTTCGGGTTATAAGCACGAAGTCTATCTCTTTACCACTAAGAGTGCTCCTTATAGAGAATGTCACAGGCTTCTTCAATAGCTCGGTTTCAAATTCCCTGACGGTAGCTTTCTGGTAAGCGAAATCTATTTTTGGGTTCTCAAGTAGAACGATTTTAGCCCTCACAACATCCGAGTTAACTATCTTGTGTATGGAGGTTCTTGTGGAAGATGCACAGCCTAATATTAATCCGAATAACAGGAATAAATACAGAATTCTCCTCATCAGGATTAATATTTTAAACCTACAATGAGGAACGATGACAAACAAATATCCCGAGGAATATAATTTAAAGTGTAATGGGAGACATATACGCCCTGGGGGTTAATTTTAAAACTGCCCCTGTTGAAGTGAGGGAGAGGTTAGCGTGCAATTTAGAAGAAACCAAGAAGCTCTTACCTATTTTAAAAACCGAATCTGGGGTGGAAGAGTTATGTATACTCTCAACCTGTAACAGGGTAGAGATTTACGCTTACTCCTCTCTGGAGAGCAATATTGAGCTGCTCTTAGCTCTCTTCCTGAAAGAAAAGGGTATTGAAGAGGATAGAAAGCACATCTTCTTGTACAAAGGTGAACAGGCTGTTTTCCACGTGTTCAAGGTAGCCTCAAGCCTTGATTCAATGGTCGTAGGAGAACCACAGATAGTTGCCCAATTTAAAGAGTCTTTCGGAACAGCCCGCCAGCTTGGTGCTACAGGGAAGATACTAAACAGGCTTTTTGAGAAAGCCCTCAGAGCATCAAAGAGGGTTAGGCTTGAAACAGGCATAAGCAGAAATGCAGTTTCAGTGAGCTACGCAGCTGTTGAACTCGCGAAAAAGATATTCGGAGACCTAAAGAAGGCGAAGGTCTTGCTTGTCGGCGCAGGGGAGATGGGAGAGCTGGCTGCAAATTATCTGAAGCGCCTTGGCTGCCAGGTCTTTATAACCAACAGGACCTATGAGAAAGCGTTGAAGTTATCTCAGGAGCTTGGCGGAAACGCCCTTCGTTTTGAGGAACTTGAAGATTACCTATCAAGCATGGATATAGTTATAGTTTCAACAGGCGCCAAAAATTACATACTTACGGAGAATATAGTCAAGAGGGCAATGAAGCAGAGAAACTACGAACCCATGTTTCTGATAGACATATCCGTCCCCAGGAACATTGAACCTTCGGTGGGTGATGTTGACGAAGTCTTTTTGTATGACATAGATGACCTGAAAGAGGTTGTAGAGAGCAACCTCCAGGACAGGTTAAAGGAGGCAAAGAGAGGGGAAATCATCCTGTGGGATGAGGTAAAGAAGTTTATGAACTGGCTTGAGAGCCTCAAGATAGAGCCGTTAATACTCAAGCTCAAGGAGAGGACGAGAGAAATGGAGAGGGAAAACCCCTACGTAAGAAGGCTTGTTTTCAGGGCGATAAGGGAAATGAAGAGAAACCCAGAGGCTGCGTCTATAATATTCAGAATATTCAATGAGGAGGTAAAAGATGTCAACAGAAGAGAAGGTTTATCCTATGTCTATAACAGAGCTGATGGAACTTGAAGGAGAGAACGCCATAAGGGCTTATATACTTATAAAAGCAGATCCAAGGGAGATACCCTCCATAATGCTCGCTTTATCCACCTTTGAAGGTGTAAGAACCGCAGACGTTGTTACAGGACCCTACGACACCATTGTATTCGTTGAAGTACCCAACCAGGATGAGCTTGGAAGGCTTGTAATAAACAAGATACACTCCCTTGAGGGGGTTAGGGAAGCTCTTACCTGTGTAGTGGTGAGGATATGACTTACCCAAAGGTTATTGAAGAGAAGGACAGGATAATTGTTATATATTCCAGCGAGCCTGCACACTCCCAGGAGGAAGATGAAGGGATAATTATCTTCTACAATAAGCAAGGAGATGTTGTTAAGATAATAATTCCAAAGGATGATGAACACCACCTTATATTCCTCTGATACCTTTCTGATTGAGGGAGGAGCACACCTAAAAGGACAGGTAAAGATTTCCGGAGCCAAGAACGCCTGTCTACCGATAATATTCTCAACTATCCTTACAAAGGAAACCTGCCTCATAGAAGACGTACCAGACCTGCTTGATGTCAAAAATGCCTGTGAGCTTCTACATATTTTAGGGGCTGAAGGGTGTAAGCCTACGGAGGGCAAAATCTTAATAAACGCTTCGGATGTAAAGAGTTACGAAACACCTGAGGAGATAGTTCGGAAGATGAGAGCCTCGGTTCTGAGCATGGGACCATTGCTGGCAAGGTTTGGTAAAGCGAGAGTTGCCCTGCCTGGGGGATGCTCCATAGGAGCACGACCTATAGACCAGCACTTAAAATTCTTTGTGAGCGCAGGAGCTCAGGTTTCCGTGAGGAGTGGTTATGTAAACCTTGAAATAGAAAAGAAAAAACCTACAGAGTTTGAGTTTGAGCTTATAACCGTTACCGGAACTGAAAATGCCCTGCTCTACCTATCCAACGTGAAAGGCATAAGC from Hydrogenivirga caldilitoris includes these protein-coding regions:
- a CDS encoding HAMP domain-containing histidine kinase, yielding MKFENKIIITLITVIIASFSIINLTTVLYIKAIIEDNLIREAYIYSKLILYNRSEPYPEYLLLSEKPILKKDYSILAYTGRHYVLVKDEYIKDKLISYTTFVVLWEASSLIILLLLFYYTLYRYIRRERDNKELLNVMLLALTHRLGNFLATHKLNVELMKEPTLQQRLRRSIEVLENTYNSTIDAIETLQSGQEEAVKSINLPQMLLEITVLYGDTSKKDIRLQVNSSIRVKGNPTYMYMLIDTLVDNAIKHSDNRVYVRLLRYKRRNILVVRNDVKPKGGEEGSGLGLKIARYICEKLGFGMRIRTKGRFTVVVCF
- a CDS encoding response regulator transcription factor — translated: MRVLLIEDDPILGESLKEYLEGEGCEVRWIQDDREFYDPTVAEAYDVLVLDLILKYGSGEEILKNLRERGIDIPVLVLTAKRTLQDKEVCFNLGADDYITKPFEPRELILRLRALLRRRGTDNLVSIGDVEIDLGGKVIRKSGEEVHISKTAWELLTLLIRNRGRVVSTQTILNCIWEDKPVGTDVVRAYIKELRKVIPPEYIKTYKGVGYKLVQDEV
- a CDS encoding iron-sulfur cluster assembly scaffold protein → MSFEYNEKVLDHFLNPRNVGVLEDANGVGQCGNPACGDAMLFTIKVNPENDIIEDVRFKTFGCGSAIAVSSQLTEMIKGKDINYALNLTYKDIFDELGGLPPQKIHCTNLGLETLHVAIKDYLLKQGREEEAAKIPDCYEEEEEEEQGEFEFLST
- a CDS encoding sulfurtransferase TusA family protein — its product is MKLDDIKPDIVHDVTGTYCPVPIAETAKQIKEMEIGQILELIADDPGVVEDIPAWCSSTGQEFLGMYEEDGEYHLFVKKVKELT
- a CDS encoding DUF1858 domain-containing protein; protein product: MTTVKITEDILLKELFELFPEAKELLKPYGYSKVVDLGIEEVVVDKLSLKGLLRLGEVEEERFGEVIREIQSLYNKKLEEK
- a CDS encoding NifU family protein codes for the protein MVEKEFDEVEKILERIRPALKDHQGSLKIVNIKDGVVYLQFVGGCSDCPVVDVSLKNVVDIALKGNLNWVKKVEILPAKIELS
- a CDS encoding shikimate dehydrogenase, which produces MNLKGSSQIYGVIGYPVHHSLSPVFQNAAFEYLGLDAVYIPLEVHPDNLESFLKGLKGLENFVGLNVTVPHKEKVLKLADSLSEEVEKIGAANTLKFNKGRIEAYNTDWLGFLRAAELLSSLEDKRVLVLGAGGASRAILYALNRVGAQVFLWNRSKDKAVKLSREFDVSVVEDLEETLRDSDIVVNTTSVGLKEEDPPIFDYSLLKPEHIVIDIIYRETPLIKAAKEIGCLYQTGFPMLLYQGAESFKIWTGCEPPLKVMELSLKEYGYPTENSRTHQQT
- the hemA gene encoding glutamyl-tRNA reductase, which encodes MGDIYALGVNFKTAPVEVRERLACNLEETKKLLPILKTESGVEELCILSTCNRVEIYAYSSLESNIELLLALFLKEKGIEEDRKHIFLYKGEQAVFHVFKVASSLDSMVVGEPQIVAQFKESFGTARQLGATGKILNRLFEKALRASKRVRLETGISRNAVSVSYAAVELAKKIFGDLKKAKVLLVGAGEMGELAANYLKRLGCQVFITNRTYEKALKLSQELGGNALRFEELEDYLSSMDIVIVSTGAKNYILTENIVKRAMKQRNYEPMFLIDISVPRNIEPSVGDVDEVFLYDIDDLKEVVESNLQDRLKEAKRGEIILWDEVKKFMNWLESLKIEPLILKLKERTREMERENPYVRRLVFRAIREMKRNPEAASIIFRIFNEEVKDVNRREGLSYVYNRADGT
- a CDS encoding Lrp/AsnC ligand binding domain-containing protein; this encodes MSITELMELEGENAIRAYILIKADPREIPSIMLALSTFEGVRTADVVTGPYDTIVFVEVPNQDELGRLVINKIHSLEGVREALTCVVVRI